Proteins from a genomic interval of Kitasatospora herbaricolor:
- a CDS encoding cobyrinate a,c-diamide synthase: MNIPRIVVAAPASGTGKTTVATGLMAALSARGLTVSPHKVGPDYIDPGYHSLAAGRPGRNLDAWMCGPQRVAPLFLHGAAGADVAVVEGVMGLFDGASGQGELASTAHVAKLLKSPVVLVVDASSQSRSVAALVHGFASWDPEVRLAGVILNRVASDRHELLLREALEEGSGVPVLGSVRRSAAVATPSRHLGLIPAVERSAEALRAVRDMGELIAASVDLDAVLALARTAPPLPDAAWDPAAEVTPVAGRRPRIALAAGAAFSFSYAENAELLAAAGAEVLPFDPLHARDLPAGTAGLVIGGGFPEMYVAELSANTALREAIRTLAAGGAPVAAECAGLLYLGQELDGRPMCGVLDTGARMTERLTLGYREAVALHDSPLAPAGTRVRGHEFHRTVCEPGAGKEPAWGWRTPAGPRTEGFAAGNVHASYLHLHWAGAPQLAEHFVAAAAAGQG, translated from the coding sequence GTGAACATCCCCCGCATCGTCGTCGCCGCGCCGGCCTCCGGCACGGGCAAGACCACCGTCGCCACCGGACTGATGGCGGCGCTGTCCGCCCGGGGCCTGACGGTCTCGCCGCACAAGGTCGGCCCGGACTACATCGACCCGGGCTACCACTCGCTGGCCGCCGGGCGCCCGGGCCGCAACCTGGACGCCTGGATGTGCGGTCCGCAGCGGGTCGCCCCGCTGTTCCTGCACGGCGCGGCCGGTGCCGACGTCGCCGTGGTCGAGGGCGTGATGGGGCTGTTCGACGGTGCCTCCGGGCAGGGCGAGCTGGCCTCCACCGCCCATGTGGCCAAGCTGCTGAAGTCCCCCGTGGTGCTGGTGGTGGACGCCTCCTCGCAGTCCCGGTCGGTGGCCGCACTGGTGCACGGCTTCGCCTCCTGGGACCCGGAGGTCCGGCTCGCCGGGGTGATCCTCAACCGGGTCGCCTCCGACCGGCACGAGCTGCTGCTGCGGGAGGCCCTGGAGGAGGGCTCCGGCGTCCCGGTGCTCGGCTCGGTGCGCCGCTCGGCCGCCGTCGCCACCCCGTCCCGCCACCTCGGGCTGATCCCCGCGGTCGAACGCTCGGCCGAAGCCCTGCGCGCCGTCCGGGACATGGGCGAACTGATCGCCGCCTCGGTCGACCTGGACGCCGTACTGGCCCTGGCCCGGACGGCTCCGCCGCTGCCGGACGCCGCCTGGGACCCGGCCGCCGAGGTCACCCCCGTCGCGGGCCGGCGCCCCCGGATCGCGCTCGCCGCCGGCGCGGCGTTCTCCTTCTCCTACGCCGAGAACGCCGAACTGCTGGCCGCCGCCGGCGCCGAGGTGCTGCCCTTCGACCCGCTGCACGCCCGGGACCTGCCCGCGGGCACCGCCGGCCTGGTGATCGGCGGCGGGTTCCCCGAGATGTACGTCGCCGAGCTGAGCGCCAACACCGCACTGCGCGAGGCGATCCGCACGCTCGCCGCCGGCGGCGCGCCGGTCGCCGCCGAATGCGCCGGACTCCTCTACCTGGGACAGGAGTTGGACGGCCGCCCGATGTGCGGGGTGCTCGACACCGGTGCGCGGATGACCGAGCGGCTCACCCTCGGCTACCGCGAGGCGGTCGCACTGCACGACTCCCCGCTCGCACCGGCCGGCACCCGGGTCCGCGGCCACGAGTTCCACCGCACGGTCTGCGAACCGGGCGCCGGCAAGGAGCCCGCCTGGGGCTGGCGCACCCCGGCCGGGCCGCGGACCGAGGGCTTCGCGGCCGGCAACGTGCATGCCTCCTACCTGCACCTGCACTGGGCCGGGGCGCCGCAGCTCGCCGAGCACTTCGTCGCCGCGGCCGCCGCCGGGCAGGGCTGA
- a CDS encoding DUF3574 domain-containing protein has translation MQTRIWTGLLAGAALLATGAAVAPVAGAVDVPVGPRDAYTRTELSFGTERPDGGAAVTAQEFEAFLDAEVTSRFPEGLTVEEGRGRYRDRFGAIERERSYHVVLLYPRGAARSSDLKIEEIRRRYDAAFQQEAVGRVDDSVRAAF, from the coding sequence ATGCAGACCAGGATCTGGACAGGCCTCCTCGCCGGCGCCGCCCTGCTCGCCACCGGCGCCGCCGTCGCGCCGGTGGCCGGGGCGGTCGACGTACCGGTGGGGCCGCGGGACGCCTACACCCGTACCGAGTTGTCCTTCGGCACCGAGCGGCCGGACGGCGGGGCGGCCGTCACCGCTCAGGAGTTCGAGGCCTTCCTGGACGCCGAGGTGACCTCACGGTTCCCGGAGGGCCTGACGGTCGAGGAGGGGCGGGGCCGGTACCGGGACCGCTTCGGGGCGATCGAGCGTGAACGCTCCTACCACGTCGTCCTGTTGTACCCGCGCGGGGCGGCCCGGTCCTCGGACCTGAAGATCGAGGAGATCCGGCGGCGCTACGACGCGGCGTTCCAGCAGGAGGCGGTCGGCCGGGTGGACGACTCGGTGCGGGCGGCCTTCTGA
- a CDS encoding NUDIX domain-containing protein, whose product MTGEPEPIARALLAAGVLFFDPEGRVLLVKPTYKDGWEVPGGHVLPGESPSAAAVREVAEELGVTAPLGPLLVVDWAPMGPEDRVLLLFDGGVLDDAQQARLSPDGVEIGEAAFRPAGQLGELLPARLARRVLAGIAARAAGRTDYLEHGVRG is encoded by the coding sequence GTGACCGGGGAACCTGAGCCGATCGCCCGGGCGCTGCTCGCCGCCGGGGTGCTGTTCTTCGACCCGGAGGGCCGGGTGCTGCTGGTGAAGCCGACCTACAAGGACGGCTGGGAGGTGCCGGGCGGCCATGTGCTGCCCGGGGAGTCCCCGTCGGCGGCCGCCGTCCGGGAGGTGGCGGAGGAGCTCGGGGTGACGGCCCCGCTCGGCCCGCTGCTGGTGGTGGACTGGGCGCCGATGGGCCCGGAGGACCGGGTGCTCCTCCTCTTCGACGGGGGTGTGCTGGACGACGCGCAGCAGGCCCGGCTGTCGCCGGACGGCGTGGAGATCGGCGAGGCCGCGTTCCGACCTGCCGGGCAACTGGGCGAGTTGCTTCCCGCGCGGCTGGCCCGGCGGGTCCTGGCCGGGATCGCGGCGCGGGCCGCGGGGCGGACCGACTACCTGGAGCACGGCGTCAGGGGCTGA
- a CDS encoding FAD-dependent oxidoreductase has product MRHRIAVVGSGPAGLTFARVLHRHGHPVTVLERDPAPDARPPGGTLDLHEGLGQLALDKAGLLADFRALSRPEGQAMRILDTDGTVLREWRPRPDDRANPEIDRGQLRDLLLGPLDVRWGRGVTRVVPGAGGGAQVHFADGRAEAFDLVVGADGAWSRTRPAVSAVTPHYTGVTAFETSLDDVDTRHPGLARLIGDGSLAVYGVNRALVAQRNSGGHVKVYAQFRAPLDRHADLDLADAEAVRSGLLARFDGWAAPVLDLLRHGAAFVHRPLYVLPVAHTWTHLRGVTLLGDAAHLMPPLGAGANLAMLEGAELAESVAAAPGDPDEAVRAFEERMWARAERWARITTVGLDRLVSPDPAAALALFDEVQPS; this is encoded by the coding sequence ATGAGACACCGTATCGCCGTGGTCGGGAGCGGCCCCGCCGGCCTCACCTTCGCCCGTGTCCTGCACCGCCACGGCCACCCGGTCACCGTCCTCGAACGCGATCCTGCCCCCGACGCCCGCCCGCCGGGCGGCACGCTGGACCTGCACGAGGGGCTGGGCCAGCTCGCGCTGGACAAGGCCGGGCTGCTGGCGGACTTCCGGGCGCTGTCCCGTCCCGAGGGCCAGGCCATGCGGATCCTGGACACCGACGGGACCGTGCTACGCGAGTGGCGACCCCGTCCGGACGACCGGGCCAACCCGGAGATCGACCGCGGGCAACTGCGCGACCTGCTGCTCGGCCCGCTCGACGTCCGGTGGGGCCGGGGCGTGACCCGGGTGGTGCCGGGGGCGGGGGGCGGCGCACAGGTCCACTTCGCGGACGGACGGGCGGAGGCGTTCGACCTCGTGGTCGGCGCGGACGGTGCCTGGTCCCGGACCCGCCCGGCCGTCTCGGCGGTGACGCCGCACTACACCGGTGTCACGGCGTTCGAGACCTCCCTGGACGACGTCGACACCCGCCATCCCGGCCTCGCCCGGTTGATCGGCGACGGCTCCCTGGCCGTGTACGGCGTGAACCGGGCTCTCGTCGCCCAACGCAACAGCGGCGGCCACGTCAAGGTGTACGCCCAGTTCCGCGCGCCGCTCGACCGGCACGCGGACCTGGACCTGGCTGACGCCGAAGCCGTGCGGTCGGGCCTGCTGGCCCGGTTCGACGGCTGGGCCGCTCCCGTCCTCGACCTCCTCCGCCACGGCGCCGCGTTCGTCCACCGCCCCCTGTACGTGCTGCCCGTCGCCCACACCTGGACCCACCTCCGCGGGGTGACCCTGCTGGGCGACGCCGCCCATCTGATGCCACCGCTCGGGGCCGGCGCCAACCTCGCGATGCTGGAGGGCGCCGAACTCGCCGAGTCCGTCGCCGCCGCCCCCGGAGATCCGGACGAGGCCGTCCGCGCCTTCGAGGAACGGATGTGGGCCCGGGCCGAGAGGTGGGCGAGGATCACGACGGTCGGCCTGGACCGCCTGGTGAGCCCCGACCCCGCCGCGGCCCTCGCCCTCTTCGACGAGGTCCAGCCGTCCTGA
- the cobO gene encoding cob(I)yrinic acid a,c-diamide adenosyltransferase, producing MPQGKPESVPDDGLTTRQRRTLPITAVHTGPGKGKSTAAFGMALRAWNQGWPVGVFQFVKSAKWKVGEENALRVLGASGEGGTVAWHKMGEGWSWVQRNADMVESSEDAAKEGWEQVKRDLAAETYRFYVLDEFTYPMHWGWVDVEEVVAVLKDRPGNQHVVITGRYAKEPLTDLADLVTEMTKVKHPMDAGRKGQRGIEW from the coding sequence ATGCCACAGGGAAAGCCGGAGAGCGTCCCCGACGACGGCCTGACGACCCGCCAGCGCCGTACCCTGCCGATCACCGCCGTGCACACCGGGCCCGGCAAGGGCAAGTCGACCGCCGCCTTCGGGATGGCGCTGCGGGCCTGGAACCAGGGCTGGCCGGTCGGGGTGTTCCAGTTCGTGAAGTCCGCCAAGTGGAAGGTCGGGGAGGAGAACGCGCTGCGCGTGCTCGGCGCCTCCGGCGAGGGCGGCACGGTCGCCTGGCACAAGATGGGCGAGGGCTGGTCCTGGGTGCAGCGCAACGCCGACATGGTCGAGTCCAGCGAGGACGCCGCCAAGGAGGGCTGGGAGCAGGTCAAGCGCGACCTGGCCGCCGAGACCTACCGCTTCTACGTGCTCGACGAGTTCACCTACCCCATGCACTGGGGCTGGGTCGACGTGGAGGAGGTCGTCGCGGTGCTCAAGGACCGCCCCGGCAACCAGCACGTGGTGATCACCGGCCGCTACGCCAAGGAGCCGCTGACCGACCTCGCCGACCTGGTCACCGAGATGACCAAGGTCAAGCACCCCATGGACGCCGGCCGCAAGGGCCAGCGCGGTATCGAGTGGTAG
- a CDS encoding OsmC family protein, translating to MDRLHTYDTVVTWTGDRGTGTSDYRGYERSHEVAAAGRPVIPGSSDPSFRGDPARWNPEQMLLASLSQCHLLWYLHLCSVSGVVVTGYVDRAVGTMAETAAGGHFTEAVLRPRVRVAAAGMVEKALALHADAHRACFIANSVNFPVRHEPEIEVGPGADVEAAG from the coding sequence ATGGACCGGCTGCACACGTACGACACGGTGGTGACCTGGACCGGCGACCGCGGCACGGGGACCAGCGACTACCGTGGTTACGAGCGTTCGCACGAGGTGGCGGCCGCGGGCCGGCCGGTGATCCCCGGCAGTTCCGACCCGTCGTTCCGGGGCGACCCCGCGCGGTGGAACCCGGAGCAGATGCTGCTGGCCTCGCTCTCGCAGTGCCATCTGCTCTGGTACCTGCACCTGTGCTCGGTGTCGGGGGTGGTGGTGACGGGCTACGTCGACCGGGCGGTGGGGACGATGGCCGAGACCGCCGCCGGCGGGCACTTCACCGAGGCGGTGCTGCGCCCGCGGGTGCGGGTCGCGGCGGCGGGGATGGTGGAGAAGGCGCTGGCGTTGCACGCGGACGCGCACCGGGCCTGCTTCATCGCCAACTCGGTGAACTTCCCGGTCCGGCACGAGCCGGAGATCGAGGTCGGGCCCGGGGCCGACGTCGAGGCCGCCGGGTGA
- a CDS encoding TetR/AcrR family transcriptional regulator, whose translation MTVWDRPQPPARPVPLDRERIVAAAIALADEGGLEAVSLRKVAARLEAGPMRLYGYISTKQELFDLMVDEVYAEILPEERPGDWREALGALAHRTRRAALRHEWLADLLGGRPALGPNGLAVAEATLSALDGLADIDTVMRAVETVSAYFTGAIRRETANLRAERATGLSRLDWQRASGPHLTRMLATGRYPALAEAVHDGTDVDAEETFATGLDWVLDALAARLVRPPA comes from the coding sequence ATGACTGTGTGGGACCGGCCCCAGCCACCGGCTCGTCCCGTGCCGCTCGACCGTGAGCGGATCGTCGCAGCCGCGATCGCGCTGGCCGACGAGGGCGGGCTGGAGGCGGTGTCGTTGCGCAAGGTCGCCGCCCGGCTGGAGGCCGGCCCGATGCGGCTGTACGGATACATCTCCACCAAGCAGGAGCTGTTCGACCTCATGGTGGACGAGGTGTACGCCGAGATCCTCCCCGAGGAGCGGCCCGGCGACTGGCGGGAGGCGCTGGGCGCCCTCGCCCACCGCACCAGGCGGGCCGCCCTGCGCCACGAATGGCTGGCCGACCTGCTCGGCGGCCGCCCGGCCCTGGGCCCGAACGGCCTCGCCGTGGCCGAGGCCACGCTGTCCGCCCTGGACGGCCTCGCCGACATCGACACCGTCATGCGCGCCGTGGAGACCGTCAGCGCCTACTTCACCGGCGCGATCAGACGGGAGACCGCGAACCTGCGGGCCGAGCGCGCCACCGGCCTGTCCAGGCTCGACTGGCAGCGTGCCTCCGGCCCGCACCTGACGAGGATGCTGGCCACCGGCCGCTACCCGGCACTGGCCGAGGCCGTGCACGACGGCACGGACGTGGACGCCGAGGAAACCTTCGCGACCGGCCTGGACTGGGTCCTCGACGCCCTGGCGGCCAGACTCGTCCGGCCGCCGGCGTGA
- a CDS encoding putative cobaltochelatase, which produces MTDVRYPFTAIVGMADLRLGLLLNAVSPAVGGVLVRGEKGTAKSTMVRALAGLLPSISTVEGCRFACDPAAPDPQCPDGAHEGPAVTDRAAQLVELPVGVTEDRIVGSLDLERALSEGVKAYEPGLLAKAHRGVLYIDEVNLLQDHVVDLLLDAAAMGRSYVEREGVSVRHAARFLLVGTMNPEEGELRPQLLDRFGLTVEIAATREPRERAEVVRRRLAHDADPAAFAARFADEERALAERITAARELLPTVELTDTALRQITAVCAAFEVDGLRADIVMARTAVALAAWSGRTEVLEEDVRKAAQLALPHRRRRNPFDAPGLDEEKLDRTLEEHAEPDERPEETGSEETPGEGRGPDEEQPGPDGDGPDDDGPDGGGPDGPDGGPGGGTPDPAGPAAPEFAATDAAPAPDAPEADVPAQHPRPARENAPVAAGDPYRTKLFKVPGTGKGAQGRRSPAETDGGHTIRARRPAGQLTRLHLAATLQAAAPHQHVRGRAGRALELRRDDFREQVRQGRESNLVLFVVDASGSMAARQRMTAVKGAVLSLLMDAYQRRDKVGLVTFRGAGAELALPPTSSVEVGAARLETLPTGGRTPLAAGLLRAHETLRVERMRDPHRRPLLVVVTDGRATGGRDALGDAGRAAGLLAARGLASVVLDCESGPVRLGLARRLAGQLGASAVTLDELRAEGVTALVHAHRPATSTTTANRKAA; this is translated from the coding sequence ATGACTGACGTCCGATACCCGTTCACCGCGATCGTCGGCATGGCCGACCTGCGGCTCGGGCTGCTGCTCAACGCGGTCTCGCCGGCCGTCGGCGGGGTGCTGGTCCGCGGCGAGAAGGGCACCGCGAAGTCCACCATGGTCCGCGCGCTGGCCGGCCTGCTGCCCTCGATCAGCACCGTCGAGGGCTGCCGCTTCGCCTGCGACCCCGCCGCCCCCGACCCGCAGTGCCCGGACGGCGCCCACGAGGGCCCGGCCGTCACCGACCGGGCCGCCCAACTGGTCGAACTGCCGGTCGGCGTCACCGAGGACCGGATCGTCGGCTCGCTCGACCTGGAGCGGGCGCTGTCCGAGGGCGTCAAGGCCTACGAGCCGGGGCTGCTGGCCAAGGCCCACCGCGGCGTGCTGTACATCGACGAGGTCAACCTGCTCCAGGACCACGTCGTCGACCTGCTGCTGGACGCCGCCGCGATGGGCCGCTCGTACGTCGAGCGCGAGGGCGTCTCGGTGCGGCACGCCGCCCGCTTCCTGCTGGTCGGCACGATGAACCCGGAGGAGGGCGAACTGCGGCCGCAGCTGCTCGACCGCTTCGGCCTCACCGTGGAGATCGCCGCCACCCGGGAGCCGCGCGAGCGGGCCGAGGTGGTGCGCCGCCGGCTCGCCCACGACGCCGACCCGGCCGCCTTCGCCGCCCGGTTCGCGGACGAGGAGCGGGCCCTCGCCGAGCGGATCACCGCCGCCCGCGAACTGCTGCCGACGGTCGAGCTGACGGACACGGCGCTGCGCCAGATCACCGCCGTCTGCGCGGCCTTCGAGGTGGACGGGCTGCGCGCGGACATCGTGATGGCCCGCACCGCGGTCGCGCTGGCCGCCTGGTCGGGCCGCACCGAGGTGCTGGAGGAGGACGTCCGCAAGGCCGCCCAGCTCGCCCTGCCGCACCGTCGCCGGCGCAACCCGTTCGACGCGCCGGGACTGGACGAGGAGAAGCTGGACCGGACCCTGGAGGAGCACGCCGAGCCGGACGAGCGGCCCGAGGAGACCGGCTCCGAGGAGACCCCCGGCGAGGGCCGCGGGCCGGACGAGGAGCAGCCCGGCCCGGACGGCGACGGCCCCGACGACGACGGCCCGGACGGCGGCGGCCCCGACGGCCCGGACGGCGGGCCCGGCGGCGGCACGCCCGACCCCGCCGGACCGGCCGCACCCGAGTTCGCCGCCACCGACGCCGCGCCCGCGCCGGACGCCCCCGAGGCGGACGTGCCCGCCCAGCACCCCCGTCCGGCCCGGGAGAACGCGCCGGTCGCCGCCGGCGATCCGTACCGGACCAAGCTGTTCAAGGTGCCCGGCACCGGCAAAGGGGCCCAGGGGCGCCGCTCCCCCGCCGAGACCGACGGCGGCCACACCATCCGCGCCCGCCGCCCGGCCGGCCAGCTGACCAGGCTGCACCTGGCCGCCACCCTGCAGGCCGCCGCCCCGCACCAGCACGTGCGCGGCCGCGCCGGCCGGGCACTGGAGCTGCGCCGGGACGACTTCCGCGAGCAGGTGCGCCAGGGCCGCGAGTCCAACCTGGTGCTGTTCGTGGTCGACGCCTCCGGCTCGATGGCCGCCCGGCAGCGGATGACCGCCGTCAAGGGCGCCGTGCTCTCCCTGCTGATGGACGCCTACCAGCGGCGCGACAAGGTCGGCCTGGTGACCTTCCGCGGCGCGGGCGCCGAGCTGGCCCTGCCGCCGACCTCCTCGGTGGAGGTCGGCGCGGCCCGGCTGGAGACGCTGCCGACCGGCGGCCGCACCCCGCTGGCGGCCGGCCTGCTTCGGGCCCACGAGACCCTGCGGGTCGAGCGGATGCGCGACCCGCACCGCCGGCCGCTGCTGGTCGTGGTCACCGACGGCCGGGCCACCGGCGGGCGGGACGCGCTCGGCGACGCGGGCCGGGCCGCCGGACTCCTCGCCGCCCGGGGCCTGGCGAGCGTGGTGCTGGACTGCGAGTCCGGCCCGGTCCGCCTCGGCCTGGCCCGCAGGCTCGCCGGACAGCTCGGCGCCTCCGCCGTGACCCTGGACGAACTGCGCGCCGAGGGCGTCACCGCGCTGGTGCACGCCCACCGCCCCGCCACCAGCACCACCACCGCCAACCGAAAGGCAGCCTGA
- a CDS encoding cobyric acid synthase, which yields MSGALLVAGTTSDAGKSVVTAGICRWLARQGVKVAPFKAQNMSLNSFVTADGAEIGRAQAMQAQAARVEPEAAMNPVLLKPGADGRSQVVLLGRAVAEVGALDYRERKPVLLEKSLECLADLRRRYDVVVCEGAGSPAEINLRDRDIANMGLATAAALPVVVVGDIDRGGVFAAMYGTLALLSAEDQRHVAGWFVNKFRGDARLLEPGLEMLHRLTGRPVLGTLPMLKGLWLDAEDSLDLSTVVDREDTPGPLGADVLRVAVVRFPRLSNFTDVDALAQEPGVLVRWATRPEELADADLVILPGTRATVADLAWLRERGLEPALRARAAAGLPVLGVCGGYQMLTREIVDRVESKAGAVDGLALLPAHVRFGAEKVLARPVGEAFGQRVEGYEIHHGVVTVEGGEPFLDGCRTGSVWGTTWHGALENDGFRRELLREVAKLAGRAFVPAPDTSFAAAREARLDRLGDLIEEHADTGALWRLIEGGVPADGLPFVPPGAP from the coding sequence TTGAGCGGGGCACTGCTGGTCGCCGGAACGACCTCGGACGCCGGCAAGAGCGTGGTCACGGCCGGGATCTGCCGCTGGCTGGCCCGACAGGGCGTCAAGGTCGCGCCCTTCAAGGCGCAGAACATGTCGCTGAACTCCTTCGTCACCGCCGACGGCGCCGAGATCGGCCGCGCCCAGGCGATGCAGGCGCAGGCCGCCCGGGTCGAGCCGGAGGCGGCGATGAACCCGGTGCTGCTCAAGCCCGGCGCGGACGGCCGCAGCCAGGTGGTGCTGCTCGGACGGGCGGTCGCCGAGGTCGGCGCGCTGGACTACCGCGAGCGCAAGCCCGTCCTGCTGGAGAAGTCCCTGGAGTGCCTGGCCGACCTGCGGCGCCGCTACGACGTGGTGGTGTGCGAGGGCGCCGGCTCACCCGCCGAGATCAACCTGCGGGACCGCGACATCGCCAACATGGGCCTGGCCACGGCTGCCGCCCTGCCCGTGGTGGTGGTCGGCGACATCGACCGGGGCGGGGTCTTCGCCGCGATGTACGGGACGCTGGCGCTGCTCTCGGCCGAGGACCAGCGGCACGTGGCCGGGTGGTTCGTGAACAAGTTCCGCGGCGACGCCCGGCTGCTGGAGCCCGGCCTGGAGATGCTGCACCGGCTGACCGGCCGTCCGGTGCTCGGCACCCTGCCGATGCTGAAGGGCCTCTGGCTGGACGCCGAGGACTCGCTCGACCTCTCCACCGTGGTCGACCGCGAGGACACGCCCGGCCCGCTCGGCGCGGACGTGCTGCGGGTGGCCGTGGTGCGGTTCCCCCGGCTGTCCAACTTCACCGACGTGGACGCGCTGGCCCAGGAGCCCGGGGTGCTGGTCCGCTGGGCCACCCGCCCCGAGGAGCTGGCCGACGCCGACCTGGTGATCCTGCCCGGCACCCGGGCCACCGTCGCCGACCTGGCCTGGCTGCGCGAGCGCGGCCTGGAGCCCGCCCTGCGGGCCAGGGCCGCCGCCGGGCTGCCGGTGCTCGGCGTCTGCGGCGGCTACCAGATGCTGACCCGCGAGATCGTCGACCGGGTGGAGTCGAAGGCCGGCGCGGTCGACGGGCTGGCGCTGCTGCCGGCGCACGTCCGGTTCGGCGCCGAGAAGGTGCTGGCCCGTCCGGTGGGCGAGGCCTTCGGACAGCGGGTCGAGGGCTACGAGATCCACCACGGCGTGGTCACCGTCGAGGGCGGCGAGCCCTTCCTGGACGGCTGCCGGACCGGGTCGGTGTGGGGGACGACCTGGCACGGCGCGCTGGAGAACGACGGGTTCCGCCGGGAGCTGCTGCGCGAGGTGGCGAAGCTGGCCGGGCGCGCCTTCGTCCCCGCGCCGGACACCTCCTTCGCCGCGGCCCGCGAGGCCCGGCTGGACCGCCTCGGCGACCTGATCGAGGAGCACGCCGACACCGGCGCGCTGTGGCGGCTGATCGAGGGCGGCGTCCCGGCCGACGGCCTGCCCTTCGTGCCGCCGGGTGCGCCGTGA
- a CDS encoding TolB family protein — protein MTDLLSPRRGRPTGRVVVLLVAVLLLGAVGTGSVLYAADRSGRRDQAQPGGPSVVPGHVELHASAGARRMLFRNMAWGPHHDEIVSVPLDDPRGVRTASGLQCLRFHAAAGTGICLQAERGALQDTYRAVVLDDRMQELRHFPVAGIPTRSRVSPSGHLAAWTVFVSGDSYAGTDFSTRTSIVDTRDWSLQDNLETFAVVKDGHPYQAHDVNIWGVTFADDGTFYATLATAGQTYLVRGDLAARTLTTLHQNVECPSLSPDGTRIAYKKRVAGADADAPWRLYVLDLATMTETATAEQRSIDDQALWSDSSTLVYALPGDFGADLWTVPADGSGAAAPLLDAAVAAAFLG, from the coding sequence GTGACCGACCTCCTGTCCCCGCGCCGCGGGCGCCCGACCGGCCGGGTGGTGGTCCTGCTGGTGGCCGTCCTGCTGCTGGGCGCGGTCGGCACCGGCTCGGTGCTGTACGCGGCGGACCGCTCGGGCCGCCGGGACCAGGCGCAGCCCGGCGGCCCGTCGGTCGTCCCCGGCCACGTGGAACTGCACGCGTCGGCGGGCGCCCGGAGGATGCTGTTCCGGAACATGGCCTGGGGGCCGCACCACGACGAGATCGTCAGCGTCCCGCTGGACGACCCCCGGGGCGTCCGCACCGCCTCCGGCCTGCAGTGCCTGCGCTTCCACGCCGCCGCCGGCACCGGGATCTGCCTGCAGGCCGAGCGCGGCGCCCTGCAGGACACCTACCGGGCCGTGGTGCTGGACGACCGGATGCAGGAGCTGCGGCACTTCCCGGTGGCCGGCATCCCGACCCGGTCCCGGGTCTCGCCCTCCGGCCACCTGGCGGCCTGGACGGTCTTCGTCAGCGGGGACTCCTACGCCGGCACCGACTTCTCGACCCGGACCTCGATCGTCGACACCCGCGACTGGAGCCTGCAGGACAACCTGGAGACCTTCGCGGTGGTCAAGGACGGACACCCGTACCAGGCGCACGACGTCAACATCTGGGGCGTCACCTTCGCCGACGACGGCACCTTCTACGCCACGCTGGCGACCGCCGGGCAGACCTACCTGGTCCGCGGCGACCTGGCCGCCCGTACCCTCACCACCCTGCACCAGAACGTCGAGTGCCCGTCCCTGTCGCCCGACGGCACCAGGATCGCCTACAAGAAGCGGGTGGCCGGCGCCGACGCCGACGCGCCCTGGCGCCTGTACGTGCTGGACCTGGCCACCATGACGGAGACCGCGACCGCCGAGCAGCGCAGCATCGACGACCAGGCGCTCTGGTCCGACTCCTCCACCCTGGTCTACGCCCTGCCCGGCGACTTCGGCGCCGACCTGTGGACCGTCCCCGCCGACGGCAGCGGCGCGGCCGCCCCGCTGCTGGACGCGGCGGTGGCGGCGGCCTTCCTGGGCTGA
- a CDS encoding VOC family protein, which produces MSPDQQHHPQQSQHPQQPQHSQRPHTPPAGAVRLDHTVVHATDRQVSAEFLAEVLGLAVGAPFGPFLPVDLGNGVTLDYHQQRDEPIQSQHYAFLVPEDGFDAMIARLEALRVTYYANPNHTEPGRVNHLFGGRGAYFADPDGHNMEIITRTYARP; this is translated from the coding sequence ATGTCGCCCGACCAGCAGCATCACCCGCAGCAGTCGCAACACCCGCAACAGCCGCAACACTCGCAGCGCCCGCACACGCCGCCCGCCGGGGCGGTCCGGCTCGACCACACCGTCGTCCACGCCACCGACCGGCAGGTGTCGGCCGAGTTCCTCGCCGAGGTCCTGGGGCTGGCTGTCGGTGCCCCGTTCGGGCCGTTCCTGCCCGTCGACCTGGGCAACGGCGTGACGCTCGACTACCACCAGCAGCGTGACGAGCCGATCCAGTCCCAGCACTACGCCTTCCTGGTGCCGGAGGACGGCTTCGACGCCATGATCGCGCGGCTGGAGGCGCTCCGGGTCACCTACTACGCCAACCCGAACCACACCGAACCCGGCCGGGTGAACCACCTCTTCGGCGGCCGGGGCGCCTACTTCGCCGACCCCGACGGCCACAACATGGAGATCATCACCCGGACGTACGCCCGGCCCTGA